From the Streptomyces sp. KMM 9044 genome, one window contains:
- a CDS encoding cell division protein FtsK, producing MTGLDAGSLTGHALQVLLVAAVLVSVWLLWTVVRYVRADRGTRVSMRQAVRVRWGWVRLARMAGLTVTDKTPGLLAQITAQKDGPAPAPRVLTPKIKVTPDRFGVIVRARTLPRVGLEEYQKAARFLADAWRCTRVSVLPDGPGKVVIRGVRSDPLTTPTEHRPSGRPPTDLTRWELGVDEYAARVCVSLANVPGVTMAGVPGAGKTSGVNKFVCDFAPSAAVQIATADGKVSRASEGDYADLVKRMFAFCGDDLNEANALFKRLVELRKRRSSTIRDVLGVKNMWHVGPSPQWPLTVLIIDEAHTFFREYKGSDAETKRLAALTAENARLVEDLVKKGRSVGILVILISQKTTGDAIPTFIRDVCPIGLSFAQKTVEAAVAALGEDIRNWPDASPVTLQDPAYVGVAVMAMQGRPGYTRIRTPYVSDADAARVAEDTSHLTADPDLLLDALLDTTGGRTTPDTGESENTPAPLTK from the coding sequence CAGGTGCTGCTGGTCGCGGCCGTGCTGGTCAGCGTGTGGCTGCTGTGGACGGTGGTGCGCTACGTGCGGGCCGACCGGGGCACGCGGGTCAGCATGCGGCAGGCCGTCCGGGTCCGCTGGGGCTGGGTGCGGCTCGCGCGGATGGCCGGGCTGACGGTCACCGACAAGACCCCGGGCCTGCTGGCGCAGATCACCGCACAGAAGGACGGCCCCGCCCCCGCGCCGCGAGTGCTGACTCCGAAGATCAAGGTCACGCCGGACCGGTTCGGCGTGATCGTCCGAGCCCGCACCCTGCCACGGGTCGGGCTGGAGGAGTACCAGAAGGCGGCGCGGTTCCTGGCCGACGCCTGGCGGTGCACGCGGGTCTCCGTTCTGCCGGACGGCCCCGGCAAGGTGGTGATCCGGGGCGTGCGCTCCGACCCGCTGACCACACCTACCGAGCACCGCCCCAGCGGCCGCCCGCCCACGGATCTGACGCGCTGGGAGCTGGGCGTGGACGAGTACGCCGCCCGGGTGTGCGTGTCCCTGGCCAACGTGCCCGGCGTGACCATGGCCGGCGTCCCAGGCGCGGGCAAGACCTCGGGGGTCAACAAGTTCGTGTGCGACTTCGCGCCGTCGGCGGCCGTGCAGATCGCGACGGCGGACGGGAAGGTGTCGCGGGCCTCGGAGGGCGATTACGCCGACCTCGTCAAGCGGATGTTCGCGTTCTGCGGTGACGACCTGAACGAAGCGAACGCCTTGTTCAAGCGCCTGGTGGAGCTGCGCAAGCGGCGTTCGTCGACCATCCGTGACGTGCTCGGCGTGAAGAACATGTGGCACGTCGGCCCCTCGCCACAGTGGCCTCTCACGGTCCTGATCATCGACGAGGCGCACACGTTCTTCCGTGAGTACAAGGGCAGCGACGCCGAGACGAAACGTTTGGCCGCGCTGACGGCGGAGAACGCCCGCCTGGTGGAGGACCTGGTCAAGAAGGGTCGCAGCGTCGGCATCCTGGTGATCCTGATCAGCCAGAAGACCACCGGCGACGCGATTCCGACCTTCATCCGCGACGTGTGCCCGATCGGGCTGTCCTTCGCACAGAAGACCGTGGAAGCCGCGGTGGCCGCACTCGGCGAGGACATCCGCAACTGGCCCGACGCCAGCCCGGTCACCTTGCAGGACCCCGCCTACGTCGGCGTCGCGGTGATGGCGATGCAGGGCCGCCCCGGCTACACCCGCATCCGCACCCCCTATGTCTCGGACGCCGACGCGGCCCGCGTCGCCGAGGACACCTCGCACCTGACCGCCGATCCCGACCTCCTCCTGGACGCCCTCCTTGACACCACCGGCGGCCGGACGACGCCCGACACCGGCGAGTCGGAGAACACCCCTGCTCCTCTCACCAAGTAG